AGGTCTCGGAGCAAATTTGATATATTCCTTGATCAAATCGTCCGCTTTTCTGTCCTGACTGAAATAAACGCGTATTTTACCGTATGAATCTTCTTTGGTTTCGTTCCCTTTTTCTTTTTTACCATCGAAGAAAACATGGACCTTAGAACTTTTCAGTTTAGCAGAATAGGATTCCAAAATTCTCAAGAGGCCTACTCTGGCATCCCTCAAACGATTGGAATACATATACTCTTCCAATTCAGGAATTTTGTAAATCAGGTTGAAACCGTCTACGACTAAATGCATCCCTTTAAAACTA
The nucleotide sequence above comes from Leptospira dzoumogneensis. Encoded proteins:
- a CDS encoding NYN domain-containing protein, producing MHLVVDGFNLIYKIPELEEYMYSNRLRDARVGLLRILESYSAKLKSSKVHVFFDGKKEKGNETKEDSYGKIRVYFSQDRKADDLIKEYIKFAPRPADLFVVTSDQEILAFAKRLGTKPILSEEFVKKIESALAEKPTREEKDSGAKLSPGEILYWKELFKKGK